A section of the Bacteroidota bacterium genome encodes:
- the efp gene encoding elongation factor P gives MATTSDISKGSFLRYNNELLIVLDYDHITPGKGNAIYSVKCRNVETGKQSELRFRSGEKVDFIRVEAIEMQYLYQEGDSLVCMNQENFEQLSIPKILFGDAIAFLQEGMILIIRFDENDKPVQGSLPKYTELEVIYTEDSRGKLLKMAEVEGGIQIQVPIFINIGDKLKINIDTSEYVERIK, from the coding sequence ATGGCTACTACATCAGATATTTCAAAAGGTTCTTTTTTAAGATACAACAACGAATTGTTAATTGTGCTTGATTATGATCACATCACACCAGGGAAAGGAAATGCGATATACTCGGTTAAATGCCGCAATGTTGAAACAGGAAAGCAAAGTGAATTGAGATTTCGTTCAGGTGAAAAAGTAGATTTTATTAGAGTTGAAGCTATTGAAATGCAATACCTATATCAGGAAGGCGATAGTTTGGTTTGTATGAACCAGGAAAACTTCGAGCAATTAAGCATACCTAAAATATTATTTGGCGATGCAATAGCTTTTTTACAGGAAGGAATGATTCTTATTATCCGTTTTGATGAAAATGATAAACCCGTACAGGGCAGCTTACCAAAGTATACCGAATTAGAGGTTATTTATACCGAGGATTCAAGAGGTAAATTGTTAAAGATGGCCGAAGTAGAAGGTGGTATACAAATACAGGTTCCTATATTTATTAACATTGGGGATAAGTTAAAAATCAACATAGATACCAGCGAGTATGTTGAACGCATAAAATAA